A genomic segment from Arcobacter acticola encodes:
- a CDS encoding helix-turn-helix domain-containing protein, whose product MRYISNLNNKTVKELEKIVKNGSSLQLRQRAKSILLSNEGITVKEICKIFNKSTRTVYRWFDRFKEEQIENLSDEIGRGRKPALNENDIDKVKKLIETNSIKETCIALNKESKRVKKVSPQILKRYLKKYTI is encoded by the coding sequence ATGAGATATATAAGTAATTTAAATAATAAAACAGTAAAAGAATTAGAAAAAATAGTAAAAAATGGTAGTTCATTGCAATTAAGACAAAGAGCTAAATCTATACTTTTAAGTAATGAAGGTATAACAGTAAAAGAGATATGCAAAATATTCAATAAGTCAACAAGAACAGTTTATAGATGGTTTGATAGATTCAAAGAAGAACAAATAGAAAATTTATCTGATGAAATTGGTCGTGGTAGAAAACCAGCACTAAATGAAAATGATATTGATAAAGTAAAAAAACTTATTGAAACAAATAGTATCAAAGAGACTTGTATAGCTCTTAATAAAGAGTCAAAAAGAGTTAAAAAAGTATCACCTCAAATCTTAAAAAGATATTTAAAAAAATATACAATATAG
- a CDS encoding efflux RND transporter periplasmic adaptor subunit has product MEDSKLKEELESYNNKSSKKIYIWVILILLLGSSAYYFFILKNSTQTQTFEYVTKKITRGDLSVVVSATGNLNPTNSVDIGIEVSGTIKEIYVDFNDEVEIGQVLAKLDTTKLQSEVDSLRASLTIAKANQKESEVGLRSKKSIYDRTLKMYKSSNGKYPSINELDDTKFTYETAISNLDATKAKVEQAIYNLKTAQQNLDKAVVKSSIKGIVLNKEIEVGQTVAATMSTPTLFTLAKDLTLMDLIVSIDEADVADIKKDLNVTFSVDAYPKKVFKGKIKQVRLNPIAVNGVVTYETVVLVNNEELLLRPGMTASAKIVTKESVDKLIVPNGALRFKPKTQNKERKNTMSLVEPPKRPQGENKAKDLSKKDMSPIFILENNVVKRVMVKVLDTDGKSSTVESKDLKVDDEVIISQKSDDAK; this is encoded by the coding sequence ATGGAAGATTCAAAATTAAAAGAAGAATTAGAAAGTTACAACAATAAAAGTTCTAAAAAGATTTATATTTGGGTAATTTTAATTTTATTGCTAGGAAGTTCTGCATATTATTTTTTTATTTTAAAAAATAGTACACAAACACAAACTTTTGAATATGTAACAAAGAAAATAACAAGGGGTGATTTATCAGTTGTTGTTAGTGCAACGGGAAATTTAAATCCTACAAATAGTGTAGATATTGGTATTGAAGTATCAGGAACAATAAAAGAAATTTATGTAGATTTTAATGATGAAGTTGAGATAGGTCAGGTTTTAGCAAAACTTGATACTACAAAATTACAATCAGAAGTTGATAGTTTAAGAGCATCTTTAACTATTGCAAAAGCAAATCAAAAAGAGAGTGAAGTAGGTCTTAGAAGTAAGAAATCAATTTATGATAGAACATTGAAAATGTATAAAAGTTCAAATGGTAAATATCCTTCAATTAATGAATTAGATGATACTAAATTTACATACGAAACAGCAATTTCCAATTTAGATGCAACAAAAGCAAAAGTTGAACAAGCTATTTATAACTTAAAAACTGCACAACAGAATCTAGATAAAGCAGTAGTTAAATCTTCAATAAAAGGAATAGTTTTAAATAAAGAAATCGAAGTTGGACAAACTGTAGCTGCAACAATGTCAACACCAACACTTTTCACTCTAGCAAAAGATTTAACATTAATGGATTTAATAGTTAGTATTGATGAAGCTGATGTTGCTGATATTAAAAAAGATTTGAATGTAACTTTTTCTGTAGATGCATATCCTAAAAAAGTTTTTAAAGGAAAAATAAAACAAGTAAGACTAAATCCTATTGCTGTAAATGGAGTAGTTACTTATGAAACAGTTGTTTTAGTAAATAATGAAGAATTACTTTTACGACCAGGAATGACAGCAAGTGCAAAAATAGTTACAAAAGAAAGTGTAGATAAATTAATTGTTCCAAATGGTGCTCTAAGATTTAAACCAAAAACTCAAAATAAAGAAAGAAAAAATACTATGAGTTTAGTAGAGCCTCCAAAACGTCCTCAAGGAGAAAATAAAGCTAAAGATTTATCAAAAAAAGATATGTCACCCATATTTATTTTAGAAAACAATGTAGTAAAAAGAGTTATGGTAAAAGTTTTAGATACGGATGGAAAATCAAGCACAGTTGAATCAAAAGATTTAAAAGTAGATGATGAAGTTATAATCTCACAAAAGAGTGATGATGCAAAATAG
- a CDS encoding ABC transporter ATP-binding protein: protein MMQNSKTIIEFKNIVKTYGVGDAKTYALDKVNFSIKEGEFVAIMGSSGSGKSTAMNMIGCLDKPTSGEYLFNGINVEKLNRNQMALLRRNYLGFIFQGFNLLGRTSALENVELPLVYRKIPAKKRKELALEALLTVGLQSVSHHTPSELSGGQQQRVAIARAIVSKPLVLLADEPTGNLDSIKSLEIMNLLKSFNKELNITIIMVTHEEEMAAFAHRIIYFRDGHIDDSLKKGFK from the coding sequence ATGATGCAAAATAGTAAAACTATTATTGAATTTAAAAATATAGTTAAAACTTATGGTGTAGGAGATGCAAAAACTTATGCCTTAGATAAAGTAAACTTTTCTATAAAGGAGGGTGAATTTGTGGCTATTATGGGTTCAAGTGGAAGTGGAAAATCTACTGCTATGAATATGATAGGATGCTTGGATAAACCCACTAGTGGTGAATATTTATTTAATGGAATTAACGTAGAAAAATTAAATAGAAACCAAATGGCACTTTTAAGAAGAAATTATTTAGGTTTTATTTTTCAAGGCTTTAATTTACTTGGAAGAACATCTGCCTTGGAAAATGTTGAACTACCTTTAGTATATAGAAAAATTCCTGCAAAAAAAAGAAAAGAACTAGCCTTAGAAGCTTTACTAACAGTTGGATTACAAAGTGTTTCTCATCATACTCCCTCTGAACTTTCAGGTGGACAGCAACAAAGAGTTGCAATAGCAAGAGCTATTGTGTCTAAGCCCTTGGTATTATTAGCAGATGAGCCAACTGGAAATCTTGATAGTATTAAAAGTTTGGAAATTATGAATTTATTAAAATCATTTAATAAAGAGTTAAATATCACTATTATTATGGTAACACATGAAGAAGAAATGGCAGCATTTGCCCATAGAATTATCTATTTTAGAGATGGACATATTGATGATAGTTTAAAAAAAGGATTTAAATAA
- a CDS encoding ABC transporter permease, producing MLTNAFLIALKEIKRNILRSILTILGIVIGVASVIAMVMIGDGTTANVKENISKLGTNMLTLRVGQERRGPPREDNSAKAFEDDDIVAIKNEIQNVKAVASENSSSINIVYGNKSNASFVIGTNNDYFIIKDWELSDGRIFDESELSTGKSSCILGSTIVKQLFEDENPIGANIRLKSFSCNVIGVLKSKGASAFGRDQDEVVIVPLKMSQRKIKGDKDISSILISITEGKYIENAKSDITALMQERRAIKVGESDNFYIRDMEEILSTMTSTTKMLTYLLGSIAAISLLVGGIGIMNIMLVSVTERTREIGTRLAIGAMENEVLLQFLVEAIVLSTLGGIIGIFLGLSIGVVVVNMMDLPFILNEQIILISFIFSTLIGVFFGYFPAQKAAKLNPIDALRYE from the coding sequence ATGTTAACAAATGCTTTTTTAATTGCACTAAAAGAGATAAAAAGAAATATATTACGTTCAATCTTAACAATTTTAGGAATAGTAATAGGAGTAGCATCTGTAATTGCTATGGTAATGATTGGTGATGGAACTACTGCAAATGTAAAAGAAAATATTTCAAAATTAGGTACTAATATGTTAACTTTAAGAGTAGGACAGGAAAGACGTGGTCCTCCAAGAGAAGATAATAGTGCTAAAGCTTTTGAAGATGATGATATTGTTGCTATTAAAAATGAAATACAAAATGTAAAAGCAGTTGCCTCTGAAAATTCAAGTTCTATTAATATTGTATATGGAAATAAAAGTAATGCATCTTTTGTTATTGGTACAAATAATGACTATTTTATAATAAAAGATTGGGAGTTAAGTGATGGAAGAATATTTGATGAAAGTGAATTAAGTACTGGGAAATCATCTTGTATTTTAGGCTCAACAATTGTAAAACAACTTTTTGAAGATGAAAATCCAATTGGTGCTAATATCAGACTAAAAAGCTTTTCTTGTAATGTAATTGGTGTTTTAAAATCAAAAGGTGCATCAGCCTTTGGTAGAGATCAAGATGAGGTTGTAATTGTGCCATTAAAAATGTCACAAAGAAAGATTAAAGGAGATAAAGATATCTCTTCTATTTTAATATCAATTACCGAAGGTAAATATATAGAAAATGCAAAATCAGATATAACAGCACTTATGCAAGAAAGAAGAGCTATAAAAGTGGGGGAAAGTGATAATTTTTATATTCGAGATATGGAAGAAATATTATCAACAATGACATCAACCACAAAAATGTTAACTTATCTTTTAGGCTCAATTGCAGCAATTTCTTTACTTGTAGGAGGAATTGGTATTATGAATATAATGTTAGTTTCAGTAACTGAGAGAACTAGGGAAATAGGAACTAGACTTGCCATTGGAGCTATGGAAAATGAGGTATTATTACAGTTTTTAGTTGAAGCGATTGTTTTATCAACATTGGGTGGAATAATAGGTATCTTTTTAGGTTTAAGTATTGGTGTAGTTGTTGTAAATATGATGGATTTACCTTTTATCTTAAATGAACAGATTATATTAATTTCTTTTATATTTTCAACATTAATTGGAGTTTTCTTTGGATACTTTCCTGCTCAAAAAGCTGCAAAATTAAATCCTATTGATGCTCTAAGATATGAATAG
- a CDS encoding ankyrin repeat domain-containing protein, which translates to MSNNHLINSNLNQHLFKNIFNTLIHKDQWETIIEIFTLGIVDINIKDDRGRNSLFWAIHKNKTDIIKKLISLNINTKEVSPNLSAMNYAVYQDNVKVIKCLKNCGLNLNEIDDINSTPLIYAVLYNKLNSINYLIENGANLNHEDFLGNSAFSLAHDLKIKFLIEKFRNLEIQDK; encoded by the coding sequence ATGTCAAATAATCATTTAATAAACTCTAATCTAAACCAGCATCTTTTTAAAAATATATTTAATACACTAATTCATAAAGACCAATGGGAAACTATAATTGAAATTTTCACACTTGGTATTGTAGATATTAACATCAAAGATGACAGAGGTAGAAACTCTTTATTTTGGGCTATACATAAAAATAAAACAGATATTATAAAAAAACTAATTTCTCTTAATATAAATACAAAAGAAGTATCTCCTAATTTATCTGCCATGAATTATGCTGTATATCAAGATAATGTAAAAGTAATAAAATGTTTAAAAAATTGTGGATTAAATTTAAATGAAATAGATGATATAAACTCTACTCCTTTGATATATGCAGTTTTATATAATAAATTAAACAGTATCAATTATTTAATAGAAAATGGTGCAAATCTAAACCATGAAGATTTTTTAGGAAATAGTGCCTTTAGTCTGGCACATGATTTAAAAATAAAATTTTTAATTGAAAAATTTAGAAATTTAGAAATTCAAGATAAATAA
- a CDS encoding DUF438 domain-containing protein: MDNLINNIERFPQGHPVRVYIEENILIKQLFEEIFKVDAKEDFQLFFNLFNQISQVEKHFSRKENQLFPYLEKYGWTSPSQGMWAFHDQIRAEIKVVRKAIEEKDLDNILNDLIVVFNSLSQLMLVEENRLLPNAMNLLNEEDWKEMYEGDCEIGWMFSTPPAQYPPKAQEEYVHPSLDTKKRKLSFSLEDRTHFDEGYLTMEQVNFIFKFLPVDITYVDENDKVVFYNRGDDRVFPRSAGIIGREVKFCHPPKSVDQVLKILEEFKAGRQDTAEFWIEFKGKFIHIRYFAIRDDERNYKGVIEMSQDVTEIRALEGQKRLLDWN, translated from the coding sequence ATGGATAACTTAATAAATAATATTGAAAGATTCCCTCAAGGTCATCCAGTAAGAGTTTATATTGAAGAAAACATATTAATAAAACAACTTTTTGAAGAGATATTTAAAGTTGATGCTAAAGAAGATTTTCAACTATTTTTTAATCTTTTTAATCAAATAAGTCAAGTTGAAAAACACTTTTCAAGAAAAGAAAATCAACTTTTTCCATATTTAGAAAAATATGGTTGGACAAGTCCTAGTCAAGGAATGTGGGCTTTTCATGATCAAATTAGAGCTGAAATAAAAGTTGTAAGAAAAGCAATTGAAGAAAAAGATTTAGACAATATTTTAAATGATTTAATTGTTGTATTTAATAGCTTATCACAACTTATGTTAGTTGAAGAAAATAGACTTTTGCCAAATGCAATGAATTTATTAAATGAAGAAGATTGGAAAGAGATGTATGAGGGTGATTGTGAAATTGGATGGATGTTTTCAACACCACCGGCACAATATCCACCAAAAGCACAAGAAGAATATGTTCATCCAAGTTTAGATACTAAAAAAAGAAAACTATCTTTTTCACTAGAAGATAGAACTCATTTTGATGAAGGTTATTTAACAATGGAACAAGTTAATTTTATATTTAAATTTCTTCCTGTTGATATAACTTATGTTGATGAAAATGACAAAGTAGTTTTTTATAATCGTGGAGATGATAGAGTTTTCCCAAGAAGTGCAGGAATCATTGGACGTGAAGTTAAATTTTGTCATCCTCCAAAAAGTGTTGATCAAGTTTTAAAAATTCTTGAAGAGTTTAAAGCTGGACGTCAAGATACTGCTGAGTTTTGGATTGAATTTAAAGGTAAATTTATTCATATAAGATATTTTGCAATAAGAGATGACGAGAGAAACTACAAAGGTGTTATTGAAATGTCTCAAGATGTCACTGAAATAAGAGCCCTAGAAGGTCAAAAAAGACTTTTAGATTGGAATTAG
- a CDS encoding TonB-dependent receptor plug domain-containing protein yields MTLILSRYLEEVMVTTATKTEKNIEGVSASVIVITEEEIQKTGASTLDKILEKVPSINAQYGRFPHPSASSKASISLRGMGANGTLILVDGKRLSGETESPYEMTRITASMIERIEIVKGSMSTLYGSDAIGGVINIITKKIDKNVSTLDLKYGSNGDGDAINKNVNFTNRGSVDKLRYKINTSIDDTTPYKVNKSYTQQAINPSSGADLNGNSLDNISGNYDVTYKDEATVKTIGTRLEYDFSDNFTAGLDLSYFTEDREGQYLGNASATSGGLITNTPVNSEDKNRRIDISSDFKYLINDDLSMNTKVYRSYYKKRNYTDPLTFDGATNTKFSANVTIDTLESDLTYILNDSNIITTGLEYRKETRDSGAINPDASSSEFITKVVNYESLFIQDEIEISDTLNAIVGTRYDNISNADNKITLQAGLVKEIAEDTSIRANYAQGYRTPDIAELYVVSMYYKGAKRYGSEVINTIKTESYDLKPEQSQTFELSLSNKYENLSSVFTIFNNKVKDKIDLVSYNDSSSSTKYYTSENIDQVDIKGAEVSFDYDLNKDIDLGLNATYLKTEDESTGKELTYTPDISASFSVNYKITNDLNTNLMLRYIGEQYSNSTNTEQTNDYTLVDLGAQYQINKNIEYYLGVDNIFNKEVDEEIGTNVGSYYFTGLRITF; encoded by the coding sequence ATGACATTAATTTTAAGTAGGTACTTAGAAGAAGTAATGGTAACAACTGCAACAAAAACTGAGAAAAATATAGAAGGAGTTAGTGCATCTGTTATAGTTATTACAGAAGAAGAAATTCAAAAAACAGGTGCTTCAACTTTAGATAAGATTTTAGAAAAAGTACCCTCGATAAATGCTCAATATGGGAGGTTTCCACATCCAAGTGCTTCTTCAAAAGCTTCTATATCATTAAGAGGTATGGGAGCAAATGGTACATTAATTTTAGTTGATGGTAAAAGATTATCAGGTGAAACTGAAAGTCCATACGAAATGACTAGAATAACAGCATCTATGATTGAAAGAATAGAAATAGTTAAAGGTTCAATGTCGACATTATATGGATCTGATGCTATTGGTGGTGTAATTAATATTATCACAAAAAAAATAGATAAAAATGTTTCAACATTAGATTTAAAATATGGCTCAAATGGTGATGGTGATGCTATAAATAAAAATGTAAACTTTACAAATAGAGGTAGCGTTGATAAACTTAGATATAAAATTAATACTTCTATTGATGATACAACTCCTTATAAAGTAAATAAATCTTATACACAACAAGCTATTAATCCAAGTTCTGGAGCAGATTTAAATGGAAATTCTTTAGATAATATTTCTGGAAACTATGATGTGACTTATAAAGATGAAGCAACTGTTAAAACTATAGGAACAAGATTAGAATATGATTTTTCAGATAATTTTACAGCAGGTCTTGATTTAAGCTATTTTACAGAAGATAGAGAAGGACAATACTTAGGAAATGCGTCAGCAACAAGTGGAGGATTAATTACAAATACTCCTGTAAATTCTGAAGATAAAAATAGAAGAATAGATATTTCAAGTGATTTCAAATATCTTATAAATGATGATTTATCTATGAATACAAAAGTGTATAGATCATACTACAAAAAAAGAAATTATACTGATCCTTTAACTTTTGATGGTGCTACAAATACTAAATTTAGTGCAAATGTAACTATTGATACTTTAGAATCAGATTTAACTTATATCTTAAATGATTCAAATATTATTACAACGGGTCTTGAATACAGAAAAGAGACTAGAGATTCAGGAGCAATAAATCCAGATGCATCATCTAGTGAATTTATTACAAAAGTTGTAAATTATGAATCTTTATTTATACAAGATGAAATAGAAATTTCTGATACACTAAATGCAATAGTTGGTACAAGATATGACAATATTTCAAATGCTGATAATAAAATTACTCTTCAAGCAGGATTAGTAAAAGAAATAGCAGAGGATACAAGTATTAGAGCAAATTATGCTCAAGGATATAGAACTCCTGATATTGCTGAACTTTATGTTGTTTCTATGTATTATAAAGGAGCTAAAAGATATGGTTCTGAGGTTATTAATACTATTAAAACAGAATCTTATGACTTAAAACCTGAACAATCTCAAACATTTGAGCTTTCATTATCAAATAAATATGAAAATCTTTCATCTGTATTTACAATATTTAACAATAAAGTTAAAGACAAAATTGATCTTGTTTCATACAATGATTCAAGTTCTTCTACAAAATATTATACATCTGAAAATATTGACCAAGTTGATATAAAAGGAGCAGAAGTATCTTTTGATTATGATTTAAATAAAGATATTGACCTTGGATTAAATGCTACATATTTAAAAACTGAAGATGAAAGTACAGGAAAAGAGTTAACTTATACACCTGATATTTCTGCTTCATTTAGTGTAAATTATAAAATCACTAATGATTTAAATACAAATTTAATGCTTAGATACATAGGAGAACAATACTCAAATTCAACAAATACTGAACAAACAAATGATTATACATTGGTTGATTTAGGTGCTCAATATCAAATAAATAAAAATATCGAGTATTACTTAGGTGTTGACAATATTTTTAATAAAGAGGTTGATGAAGAAATTGGTACAAATGTAGGGAGTTATTATTTTACTGGTCTTAGAATCACTTTTTAG
- a CDS encoding IS630 family transposase, which yields MNYSSKKAQILNVLSWSAKDWIDTYYFDESGFSLDSNIPYYWSPIGKPVEIPSNRFAKRINVLGFLNTKNNHLFSKTTITKVDTQVVIDFFNDFVNQITKTTVVILDNASIHTSKLFKAEIEKWEKLGLQLLFLPPYSPELNKIEILWKHMKYHYHKLEAYLSFDNLHKHVKNLLAGFGTNYDINFK from the coding sequence ATGAATTATTCTTCCAAAAAAGCTCAAATACTTAATGTTTTAAGCTGGTCTGCTAAAGATTGGATTGATACATATTATTTTGATGAGAGTGGTTTTTCACTTGATTCAAATATCCCTTATTATTGGTCACCAATAGGTAAGCCAGTAGAAATTCCATCAAATAGATTTGCAAAAAGAATAAATGTTTTAGGGTTTTTAAATACAAAGAATAATCATCTCTTTTCGAAAACTACAATAACAAAAGTAGATACACAAGTTGTTATAGATTTCTTTAATGATTTTGTAAATCAGATTACAAAAACTACTGTTGTCATACTTGATAATGCATCTATTCACACAAGTAAGCTTTTTAAAGCAGAGATAGAAAAGTGGGAGAAGCTTGGACTACAATTATTATTTTTACCACCATATTCACCTGAACTAAATAAAATAGAAATATTGTGGAAACATATGAAATATCACTATCATAAACTAGAAGCTTATTTATCATTTGATAATTTACATAAACATGTTAAAAATTTATTAGCTGGCTTTGGAACTAATTATGACATTAATTTTAAGTAG
- a CDS encoding helix-turn-helix domain-containing protein produces the protein MRYISNLNNKTVKELEKIVKNGNSLQLRQRAKSILLSNEGITVKEICKIFNKSTRTVYRWFDRFKEEQIENLSDEIGRGRKPALNENDIDKVKKLIETNSIKETCIALNKESKRVKKVSPQILKRYLKKYTI, from the coding sequence ATGAGATATATAAGTAATTTAAATAATAAAACAGTAAAAGAATTAGAAAAAATAGTAAAAAATGGTAATTCATTGCAATTAAGACAAAGAGCTAAATCTATACTTTTAAGTAATGAAGGTATAACAGTAAAAGAGATATGCAAAATATTCAATAAGTCAACAAGAACAGTTTATAGATGGTTTGATAGATTCAAAGAAGAACAAATAGAAAATTTATCTGATGAAATTGGTCGTGGTAGAAAACCAGCACTAAATGAAAATGATATTGATAAAGTAAAAAAACTTATTGAAACAAATAGTATCAAAGAGACTTGTATAGCTCTTAATAAAGAGTCAAAAAGAGTTAAAAAAGTATCACCTCAAATCTTAAAAAGATATTTAAAAAAATATACAATATAG
- a CDS encoding ABC transporter substrate-binding protein, which translates to MKKILSVLFMAISLFSSEVKEQVTIKVAGPFASVSHPIIHMAKNKSLKDMGINIEFVLWKNPDELRALILNGDINFIALPTNVAANLYNKGVNIKLLNVSIWGILGMISRDPNLKSLKDFKGKEIAVPFRADMPDIVLTELIKKHGLDPQKDFNFRYVSSPIDAMQMLILRRVDHALLAEPAISIALRKTKSFPISVVAPDLYRSVDLQKEWGELFQTKAKLPQAGIAYIGDTKGKEILINRFLQEYSKSLDWYKQNPVEASKLIVKELPMLEENGLADSISHISFESINAIEAKDDLESFFNILKNSEPKSIGGKIPDTNLYYK; encoded by the coding sequence ATGAAAAAAATATTAAGTGTTTTATTTATGGCTATTTCACTATTTTCAAGTGAAGTAAAAGAACAAGTGACAATAAAAGTAGCAGGGCCATTTGCAAGTGTATCACATCCAATAATACATATGGCAAAAAATAAATCCCTAAAAGATATGGGAATAAATATAGAGTTTGTTCTTTGGAAAAATCCAGATGAATTAAGAGCTTTGATTTTGAATGGAGACATAAATTTTATAGCACTTCCTACAAATGTTGCAGCAAATCTATATAACAAAGGTGTAAATATTAAGCTTCTAAATGTATCTATTTGGGGAATATTAGGAATGATAAGTAGAGACCCTAATTTAAAATCATTAAAAGATTTTAAAGGAAAAGAAATAGCTGTTCCATTTAGAGCAGATATGCCTGATATTGTACTTACAGAACTAATAAAAAAGCATGGTTTAGATCCTCAAAAAGATTTCAATTTTAGATATGTATCAAGTCCAATTGATGCTATGCAAATGTTAATTTTAAGAAGAGTTGACCATGCACTTTTAGCAGAACCTGCTATTTCAATAGCTTTAAGAAAAACTAAATCATTCCCAATAAGTGTAGTTGCACCTGATTTGTATAGAAGTGTTGATTTACAAAAAGAATGGGGAGAATTATTTCAAACTAAAGCTAAATTACCACAAGCAGGAATAGCTTATATAGGAGATACAAAAGGAAAAGAAATATTAATAAATAGATTTTTGCAAGAGTACTCAAAATCACTTGATTGGTACAAACAAAATCCTGTTGAAGCTTCAAAACTTATAGTAAAAGAGCTTCCAATGTTAGAAGAAAATGGTTTAGCTGATTCTATTTCTCATATTTCATTTGAAAGCATAAATGCAATTGAAGCAAAAGATGATTTAGAATCTTTCTTTAATATTTTAAAAAATAGTGAGCCAAAATCAATAGGTGGGAAAATTCCCGATACAAATTTATATTACAAATAA
- a CDS encoding NnrS family protein translates to MIEEIKKQYATNHYTHYPKGEFPPYLAYGFRPIFLLLAPYIVISIILWSLTFAGYISLPFMEDTLNWHMYEMIFGIGSAGIMAFFLTGAPELFPGTIPVVGKKLAFITLLWLAGRVGFWFIDYLGIYLVGFLNIALLVYITALVIKPLFADVTKRHISLGFSLVSLILAQVLFFASAGNLISFDTHSTMLLSLGLFMVLVLLAIRRVNMEAINELLEHEGIDETFYARSPRYNLAIFCVTLYTLTEFFYPQNPILAYLALASAASILNILNDFILKDNNILFKPFIIYLMSILILMALGYGFLGFDYLNDEIFALNHFRHFLTSGVFGMVFYVVMIVISTVHTGRLLFTNIWLNIGFILIILSTFIRSFIPYYEEFIMMAYISSSILWAIPFIIYMKIFFPYLLNKRADGIPG, encoded by the coding sequence ATGATTGAAGAAATAAAAAAACAATACGCAACAAATCACTATACCCATTACCCAAAAGGAGAGTTCCCTCCATATTTAGCATATGGATTTAGACCTATCTTTTTACTTTTAGCTCCGTATATTGTGATTTCTATTATTTTATGGTCACTTACATTTGCTGGATATATTTCACTTCCTTTTATGGAAGATACTTTAAATTGGCATATGTATGAAATGATATTTGGAATTGGAAGTGCTGGAATTATGGCTTTTTTTCTAACGGGAGCTCCTGAATTATTTCCAGGAACTATTCCAGTTGTTGGGAAAAAACTTGCATTTATTACACTTTTATGGCTTGCAGGAAGAGTTGGATTTTGGTTTATTGATTACTTAGGTATTTATTTAGTTGGGTTTTTAAATATTGCACTACTTGTTTATATCACAGCTCTTGTTATAAAACCTCTTTTTGCTGATGTTACAAAAAGACATATATCACTTGGATTTTCACTTGTTTCTTTAATTTTAGCTCAAGTATTATTTTTTGCAAGTGCTGGTAATTTAATCTCATTTGATACTCATTCTACAATGCTTTTATCTCTTGGTTTATTTATGGTTCTTGTTTTATTAGCAATTAGACGTGTAAATATGGAAGCTATAAATGAGTTGTTAGAGCATGAAGGAATTGATGAAACATTTTATGCAAGATCACCTAGATATAATCTAGCTATTTTTTGTGTAACTCTTTATACATTAACAGAATTTTTTTATCCTCAAAACCCTATTTTAGCTTATCTTGCACTTGCAAGTGCTGCTTCTATTTTAAATATATTAAATGATTTTATTTTAAAAGATAACAATATTTTATTTAAACCTTTTATTATTTATTTAATGAGTATTTTAATTTTAATGGCTTTAGGTTATGGCTTTTTAGGATTTGACTATTTAAATGATGAGATTTTTGCTTTAAATCATTTTAGACATTTTCTAACAAGTGGTGTTTTTGGAATGGTTTTTTATGTGGTTATGATTGTAATTTCTACTGTTCATACAGGAAGACTACTCTTTACAAATATCTGGCTGAATATAGGATTTATTCTAATTATCTTATCAACTTTTATTAGAAGTTTTATTCCATATTATGAAGAGTTTATAATGATGGCATATATTAGTTCATCTATTTTATGGGCTATTCCATTTATTATTTATATGAAAATATTTTTCCCATATTTGCTTAATAAAAGAGCAGATGGAATACCAGGTTAA